A part of Bacteroidota bacterium genomic DNA contains:
- a CDS encoding pyridoxine 5'-phosphate synthase, giving the protein MTRLLINIDHVATLRNARREAFPDPVHAAVLAETAGADGIVFHHRVDERHINERDVRILKEVVKTKLDFELSMNEGIIALCCEIQPPLATLVPEKREEVTTESGLDIIKHKSRIKAVTAQLFDAGIEEVALFVDPDPAQIEAVAATGANCIELHTGEYAVAASHAERMRQIERLAAAATQAHAMGITVHAGHGLDYSNYALFKQHVPYISEVSIGFAVIARAMFIGFEQAVREMLQIVKN; this is encoded by the coding sequence ATCACCCGTTTATTAATAAACATTGACCATGTGGCAACCTTGCGCAATGCACGCCGGGAGGCCTTTCCTGACCCGGTTCACGCTGCTGTACTCGCTGAAACGGCCGGCGCAGACGGGATTGTTTTCCACCATCGCGTGGATGAGCGGCACATCAATGAACGCGATGTGCGAATACTCAAAGAGGTTGTCAAGACGAAACTGGATTTTGAACTCTCCATGAATGAGGGGATCATTGCGCTTTGCTGTGAGATCCAGCCCCCATTGGCGACACTTGTCCCTGAAAAAAGGGAAGAAGTGACCACTGAAAGCGGGTTAGACATTATTAAACACAAATCGCGGATCAAAGCGGTTACCGCACAGTTGTTCGACGCCGGCATAGAGGAAGTAGCCCTTTTTGTCGACCCTGACCCTGCACAAATCGAAGCGGTTGCGGCAACGGGGGCAAACTGTATTGAATTGCACACGGGTGAATACGCTGTAGCTGCCTCCCATGCAGAACGGATGCGCCAAATCGAACGGTTGGCCGCTGCCGCAACGCAGGCGCATGCTATGGGCATTACCGTCCATGCCGGCCACGGACTCGATTACAGCAACTATGCCCTGTTCAAACAACACGTACCGTACATCAGCGAAGTGTCGATTGGTTTTGCGGTTATTGCCCGTGCCATGTTTATTGGTTTCGAACAGGCCGTACGCGAAATGTTACAAATTGTTAAAAACTGA
- a CDS encoding nuclear transport factor 2 family protein — protein MAISFETEQEREVWGVINAINEAWVNDRAEQVALHLHPDCVMTSPDFDQYLRGKQAVVDSYIAYTKMARTLAFGIANASVDIFGDMAMVNTTFVMTYQLEGKTYQSSGRDIWTLKHANNRWYGIWRSLADMQEEASG, from the coding sequence ATGGCCATTTCTTTTGAAACTGAACAGGAGCGCGAGGTCTGGGGCGTAATCAACGCAATCAATGAAGCCTGGGTAAATGATCGGGCCGAGCAAGTTGCGTTGCACTTGCACCCTGATTGTGTAATGACGTCTCCAGACTTTGATCAATACCTGCGCGGCAAGCAAGCCGTGGTAGACAGCTACATCGCCTACACAAAAATGGCACGCACCCTCGCGTTTGGTATCGCCAACGCAAGCGTCGACATTTTTGGCGATATGGCCATGGTCAATACTACGTTTGTTATGACCTACCAACTCGAAGGGAAAACCTACCAGAGTTCCGGACGCGATATCTGGACCCTGAAGCACGCAAACAACCGCTGGTACGGTATCTGGCGCTCACTGGCAGATATGCAGGAGGAGGCGTCCGGTTAA
- a CDS encoding outer membrane beta-barrel protein, translated as MNKQHSKLAVLVLAFVGFGLCTTPIAQAQIGFSAGYNFNKLTDVDLGGGLSSFENAAGWHAELWFDLPIGGLALRPGLRYMSAGSIFEFANDADPNFRDNFNINLFEIPLDFRFRFNMEILTPFITVGPVLRFPSGSRDEIEGMNNVSVAGGFGFGIELDMGLFMLYPEMKYTFGLSEFTGSEFQIAGRTFSTTDTQLLNGVMLRLGVGL; from the coding sequence ATGAATAAGCAACACAGCAAATTAGCCGTACTCGTACTGGCTTTTGTAGGCTTCGGCCTCTGCACAACGCCCATCGCTCAAGCCCAGATCGGGTTTTCTGCAGGATATAATTTCAACAAACTCACAGATGTAGATCTGGGAGGCGGACTCTCCAGCTTTGAAAATGCCGCTGGTTGGCATGCTGAGTTGTGGTTTGATCTGCCTATCGGTGGACTTGCCCTGCGGCCGGGTCTGCGCTATATGTCTGCCGGCAGTATTTTTGAATTTGCCAACGATGCAGATCCCAACTTCCGCGACAACTTCAATATTAACCTGTTTGAAATCCCACTTGATTTCCGTTTCAGGTTCAATATGGAGATTCTTACCCCGTTTATAACGGTCGGGCCAGTGCTGCGCTTTCCATCGGGGTCGCGCGACGAAATTGAGGGGATGAACAATGTAAGTGTAGCCGGGGGCTTTGGGTTTGGTATCGAGTTGGATATGGGTTTGTTTATGCTCTACCCGGAAATGAAATACACATTTGGTTTGTCTGAGTTTACAGGCAGTGAGTTTCAGATAGCCGGCCGTACGTTCTCAACAACTGATACCCAACTCCTGAACGGCGTGATGTTACGCCTCGGGGTAGGGTTGTAG
- the coaD gene encoding pantetheine-phosphate adenylyltransferase encodes MRVALFPGSFDPFTLGHLDLLERGLSIFDRIEVTVAVNSSKKALFDPEERCQLIEACVAHLDRVSVHSFKGLIADHARERNAVALLRGLRQVSDFEYERPMADANRKLNPGLETVFLLPAQEYGLISSTIVRDVHRWGGDVSSFVPPPILEALRSKM; translated from the coding sequence ATGCGTGTAGCTCTTTTTCCTGGTTCTTTTGATCCCTTCACCCTCGGACACCTCGATCTGCTCGAACGTGGCCTCAGTATTTTCGACCGAATTGAGGTCACGGTTGCAGTGAATTCCTCCAAAAAGGCACTCTTTGATCCAGAGGAACGCTGCCAGCTTATCGAGGCCTGTGTTGCACACCTGGATCGGGTTTCGGTACACAGTTTTAAAGGCTTGATCGCGGATCATGCGCGCGAGCGGAATGCTGTCGCCTTACTACGAGGATTGCGCCAGGTGAGTGATTTTGAGTACGAGCGGCCGATGGCTGATGCCAATCGAAAACTAAATCCGGGGCTTGAGACTGTGTTTTTGCTGCCGGCGCAGGAATACGGATTGATCAGCTCAACAATTGTTCGTGATGTGCATCGTTGGGGAGGGGATGTTTC
- the rsmD gene encoding 16S rRNA (guanine(966)-N(2))-methyltransferase RsmD, whose amino-acid sequence MRIIAGSLRSRTLKAPKGHLTRPTTDRTRESLFNLLTSRIDFEDIQILDLFAGTGSLGLEAISRGANLVYFVESNSRVMKICRENATTLGVDEATVFYQTEVASFLRSYHGEPFDIVFADPPYALDGIERLPDRVWPLLKPGGMFSLEHDQQHNFEDDDRVVRVKSYGRTTVSIFQK is encoded by the coding sequence ATGCGTATCATAGCCGGCTCGTTACGGAGCAGAACCTTAAAAGCCCCCAAAGGGCACCTGACGCGACCAACAACGGATCGTACGCGCGAATCGCTTTTCAACCTGCTCACCAGCCGAATAGATTTTGAAGATATCCAGATCCTGGATTTATTTGCTGGCACCGGTTCGCTTGGTCTCGAAGCCATTAGCAGGGGCGCAAATCTCGTCTATTTTGTCGAATCGAACAGCCGGGTGATGAAAATATGCCGCGAAAACGCTACGACCCTGGGTGTTGACGAGGCCACGGTATTCTACCAAACGGAAGTTGCCAGTTTTTTGCGATCTTACCACGGTGAGCCGTTTGATATTGTTTTTGCCGATCCCCCGTATGCGCTGGACGGCATAGAGCGTTTGCCCGATCGTGTTTGGCCTTTGCTCAAGCCGGGCGGCATGTTTTCGCTCGAACACGATCAGCAACACAATTTTGAAGACGATGACCGGGTAGTGCGGGTAAAGTCGTACGGACGGACCACTGTCTCTATTTTTCAAAAGTAA
- the era gene encoding GTPase Era encodes MSKNTEIPSPHRSGYIALIGKPNVGKSTLINALVGQKMSIVTSKPQTTRHRVLGIHSTDDYQAIFLDTPGVLEPKYKLHAAMMRNVHSAADDADVILMIVDVRDDPKDVMDLGVLKGKPVFLVINKIDLIPEKEALPLAEAYAEMYNFEGIIPISALKGANLDRLKSLFLTYLPAGPPFYPKEMISEHPVRFFVAEIIREKIFEFYSKEIPYSTQVNITVYKEREKKKDLIDAEIVVERNSQKGILIGKGGSALKRVGSAARKDIEALIDREIFLQLHVKVREGWRNHDNLLKSFGYGKQ; translated from the coding sequence TTGAGCAAGAATACCGAAATCCCCTCTCCCCACCGTAGCGGATATATCGCGCTGATCGGCAAACCCAATGTGGGTAAAAGCACGCTGATTAACGCATTGGTTGGGCAAAAAATGTCGATTGTTACCTCTAAACCGCAAACGACGCGGCACCGGGTACTCGGTATACATTCTACGGATGACTACCAGGCTATTTTCCTGGATACCCCCGGCGTATTGGAGCCCAAATACAAGCTGCACGCAGCCATGATGCGCAACGTCCACAGCGCGGCTGATGATGCAGATGTCATCTTAATGATTGTCGATGTACGCGATGACCCTAAAGACGTTATGGACCTGGGTGTTCTCAAAGGTAAGCCCGTCTTTCTTGTCATCAACAAAATTGACCTGATTCCAGAGAAAGAGGCGCTGCCTCTGGCTGAAGCGTACGCCGAGATGTACAATTTTGAAGGAATTATCCCTATTTCGGCGCTAAAAGGCGCCAACCTGGATCGGCTCAAATCACTCTTTCTCACCTACCTGCCGGCCGGCCCTCCCTTTTACCCCAAAGAAATGATCAGCGAGCACCCGGTGCGCTTCTTTGTTGCAGAAATTATCCGGGAGAAGATCTTTGAGTTTTACAGCAAAGAAATCCCTTATTCAACCCAGGTTAATATTACAGTATACAAGGAGCGGGAAAAGAAAAAGGACCTGATCGACGCTGAAATTGTTGTCGAACGCAATTCACAAAAAGGCATCCTGATCGGCAAAGGCGGAAGTGCGCTGAAACGCGTTGGCTCTGCGGCGCGCAAAGACATCGAAGCCCTCATAGACCGGGAAATCTTTCTACAACTCCACGTGAAGGTCCGCGAAGGCTGGCGAAATCATGACAATTTGCTCAAGTCTTTTGGGTACGGCAAACAATAG
- the bshA gene encoding N-acetyl-alpha-D-glucosaminyl L-malate synthase BshA — protein sequence MKIGITCYPVYGGSGVVATELGIALAARGHEIHFISYALPFRLGKLTPNIFFHEVAVSSYPLFEYPPYALTLTSKMADIAKHEQLDLLHVHYAIPHATSAVLARQILAEQGINIPVVTTLHGTDITLVGRDPSFEPVVTYSMNQSDGITAVSDYLRQETINHFDIKRDIKVIPNFIDTERFQRLDTSTLKQELCPKCEKVLVHVSNFRPIKNTLHVVEIFHKLRQAGLSLKLLLVGDGPDRMPAERLARKLGIYNEIRFMGKQDAVEEILSIADVFIIPSGSETFGLAALEAMACEVPVVASNIGGLPELVEDGKTGFLCPEGDIDAFAEKTRMLIENDDLHHKMGKAAREAAVEKFANEHIIPQYEQFYQHAIAQKRGTPSNGRLTDYIKTEQ from the coding sequence ATGAAAATCGGCATTACTTGTTACCCCGTGTACGGCGGTAGCGGTGTTGTAGCTACTGAACTGGGCATTGCGTTGGCAGCTCGAGGCCATGAAATCCATTTCATTTCTTATGCACTACCCTTCAGGCTAGGTAAGTTAACCCCTAACATTTTCTTCCACGAAGTAGCCGTTTCATCTTATCCATTATTTGAATATCCCCCGTATGCGCTCACACTAACGAGCAAAATGGCGGATATTGCAAAACACGAGCAACTGGACCTGCTCCACGTTCATTACGCAATTCCTCATGCAACCAGTGCCGTATTGGCGCGACAGATTCTCGCGGAACAGGGTATTAATATTCCTGTCGTCACAACCTTGCACGGTACTGATATAACCCTGGTTGGCAGAGACCCTTCTTTTGAACCTGTAGTAACTTATTCCATGAATCAATCGGACGGCATCACGGCTGTTTCTGATTATTTACGCCAGGAAACCATCAATCATTTTGATATCAAGCGGGATATTAAAGTCATTCCAAACTTTATTGATACAGAGCGATTCCAGCGGCTGGATACCTCGACACTCAAGCAAGAACTCTGCCCGAAATGCGAGAAAGTGCTGGTGCATGTATCAAACTTTCGACCCATCAAAAATACCCTGCACGTTGTGGAGATCTTCCACAAGCTGCGGCAAGCCGGATTGTCTCTGAAGCTGTTGCTTGTTGGCGATGGCCCCGACCGGATGCCGGCTGAACGATTGGCCCGCAAACTGGGGATCTACAATGAGATTCGGTTTATGGGAAAACAGGATGCGGTTGAGGAGATTCTGTCTATCGCCGACGTTTTCATCATCCCCAGTGGCTCTGAAACCTTTGGGCTCGCGGCCCTCGAAGCCATGGCTTGCGAAGTCCCCGTTGTTGCCAGCAATATTGGCGGCTTGCCTGAACTTGTTGAAGATGGCAAAACTGGATTCTTATGCCCGGAAGGCGACATTGACGCCTTTGCAGAAAAAACAAGAATGCTGATTGAAAACGACGATTTGCACCATAAAATGGGCAAAGCAGCACGCGAGGCTGCCGTTGAGAAGTTTGCGAATGAGCACATCATCCCGCAATATGAGCAATTCTATCAGCATGCCATAGCTCAAAAGCGCGGCACTCCTTCGAATGGCAGGCTTACCGATTACATAAAAACTGAACAGTAG
- a CDS encoding 4-phosphoerythronate dehydrogenase, which produces MFNILSEEKILFATDAFGNLGNITLCKGNRLTAKDLNYIDILLIRSGTRVDHALLAGTPVQFVASATVGTDHVDKAYLVSRNVPFYHAPACNAESVVEYVLAALYEVAARQKTTLKGKTVGIVGAGSIGGRLAKRLPALGMQILVNDPPQFGNKPGHTHPFPVVSLDTLLAQSDIVTTHTPLTKTGAHATHHLLDKARLLQMKPDAWLVNAARGAIVSNEALKSVLKAGHLGAVILDVWEYEPEIDTELLSLVDIGTPHIAGHSYEGKVNGTIQIYEAFTAHYGVDGGWEPASILQPTAEDQLLLEMPAVPVDDEAWMLNVIRQMYDIRADDAAFRALLSLPKVEQGAFFLASRKGYPRRRTFRLHHFDASAALPEVARRRLEKGLYMQP; this is translated from the coding sequence ATGTTTAATATCCTGTCTGAAGAAAAGATTCTGTTTGCAACCGATGCTTTCGGGAATCTTGGAAATATTACGTTATGTAAAGGGAATCGACTTACCGCTAAGGATCTAAACTATATAGACATTTTGCTTATTCGCAGTGGTACCCGGGTCGACCATGCGTTACTTGCCGGTACCCCTGTGCAATTTGTGGCTTCTGCCACGGTAGGCACTGATCATGTAGACAAAGCCTATCTGGTGTCGCGTAACGTACCGTTTTACCACGCGCCGGCGTGTAATGCAGAATCTGTTGTTGAATACGTGTTGGCAGCCCTCTACGAGGTTGCTGCGCGCCAAAAGACCACCTTGAAAGGGAAAACGGTTGGCATTGTTGGCGCCGGCAGCATCGGTGGCCGTCTGGCAAAACGCCTGCCGGCACTGGGGATGCAGATACTGGTGAACGATCCCCCTCAGTTTGGCAATAAACCAGGCCATACACACCCGTTTCCCGTGGTTTCACTCGACACCCTGCTTGCGCAATCAGACATTGTTACCACGCATACACCGCTTACCAAAACCGGCGCGCACGCAACGCATCACTTGTTAGACAAAGCGCGTTTGCTGCAAATGAAGCCCGATGCCTGGCTGGTTAATGCAGCTCGGGGTGCTATCGTATCCAATGAGGCGTTGAAATCCGTGCTTAAAGCCGGCCACCTGGGTGCAGTTATTCTCGATGTATGGGAATACGAACCCGAAATTGATACGGAGTTGCTATCGCTGGTCGATATCGGGACGCCGCACATCGCAGGACATTCTTATGAGGGCAAGGTCAACGGTACCATTCAGATTTACGAGGCGTTTACCGCGCACTATGGGGTTGATGGCGGCTGGGAGCCAGCCAGTATCCTCCAGCCGACAGCAGAAGATCAACTCTTGTTGGAGATGCCGGCCGTGCCCGTTGACGACGAAGCGTGGATGCTGAATGTGATCAGGCAGATGTACGATATCCGGGCTGATGATGCTGCTTTCCGGGCATTATTGAGTTTGCCGAAAGTGGAGCAGGGCGCGTTTTTTCTGGCTTCTCGCAAAGGGTATCCACGCCGGCGTACGTTTCGGCTTCATCATTTTGACGCATCAGCCGCGTTGCCGGAGGTGGCGCGCAGGAGGTTGGAAAAGGGGTTGTACATGCAACCATAG
- a CDS encoding (2Fe-2S)-binding protein codes for MATFNLNVNGKTLQVDVLPDTPMLWVLRDHLDLVGTKFGCGIAQCGACTVHLDGVAVRSCSVPVSAVGEKPITTIEGLSEAGDHPLQEAWVEHDVPQCGYCQAGQIMNAAAFLARNPKPTDQEIENAMNGNICRCGTYVRIRAAIKDAAGKMG; via the coding sequence ATGGCTACATTTAATCTCAACGTCAATGGCAAAACCCTCCAGGTTGACGTCTTGCCAGATACGCCCATGCTCTGGGTCTTGCGCGACCATCTGGATTTGGTGGGGACCAAATTTGGGTGTGGAATTGCCCAATGTGGGGCGTGTACCGTACATCTGGACGGTGTAGCGGTTCGGTCTTGCTCCGTGCCGGTTTCGGCTGTTGGTGAAAAGCCGATCACAACCATTGAAGGCCTGTCTGAAGCGGGTGATCATCCGCTCCAGGAAGCCTGGGTTGAACACGATGTGCCTCAATGTGGCTATTGTCAGGCCGGCCAGATCATGAACGCTGCCGCTTTTCTGGCAAGGAACCCCAAACCAACCGATCAGGAGATCGAAAACGCAATGAACGGCAACATTTGTCGCTGCGGTACCTACGTCCGCATCCGGGCAGCTATCAAGGATGCAGCTGGAAAAATGGGCTAA
- a CDS encoding molybdopterin cofactor-binding domain-containing protein, with amino-acid sequence MNSTVLKTTVNRRSFLKASALAGGGMMLGFNWSATPAAAQASGVSAWHNVNAFLKISDDGIVTIMSPNPEIGQNVKTAMPMIVAEELDVDWKNVVVEQAGLDTGKFRRQLAGGSQSIRQGWKGLRMAGASARRMLLDAAAKAWDVPVAELTTEAGVISHKGSGRTIGYGSVASAAAGMAVPEEVVLKDPKDFKIIGTSQKNVDAVKIIKGEPLYGIDYKAEGMLIAMIEHAPAFGMKMKSLDDAEARAMPGIHDIFTINVAPEGFEPQWSDINAFPEKIVILGNSTWEVMKAKKALNVVWEATGALESSADHEAGLTDLLQNGTTEPARRDGDPEAAFANAAQIVERTYAAPFLAHNTMEPMNFFADVTADHATLHGPIQTPEFLRSSVSKLLGMSEEQITIGMTRMGGGFGRRLYGGDFGLEAAMISQKAGVPVKLVYTREDDMTQGTYRPAYQVMYRAALDEDNKLIGFHVRGAGIHGSPVFANRFPAGTVDNYLAENFTLESDVSTGAWRAPRSNFIAGAEQMFLDEVAEAAGKDPIDFRLALFERAIANPVGERNDYDAARYAGVLRLIKEKANWGADTPGVYRGVSAYFCHNSYVAQIADVVIADNMPKVHKVWCAVDCGIVINPGSALNQIEGGIVDGIGHAMYSAMSFEDGAPDQNNFNRYKLIRNPQAPKEIETFFVDNGIDPTGLGEPSLPPVAAALANALAKATGKRLYKQPFFNVQREYFEIKDPVG; translated from the coding sequence ATGAATTCAACAGTACTAAAAACAACCGTAAACAGACGATCATTTTTGAAAGCGTCTGCCCTTGCAGGCGGTGGCATGATGCTGGGCTTCAATTGGTCTGCAACGCCAGCTGCTGCACAGGCAAGCGGCGTTTCTGCATGGCACAACGTAAATGCTTTCTTGAAAATTAGTGACGATGGCATCGTTACCATCATGTCCCCGAATCCGGAAATTGGGCAGAATGTAAAAACCGCGATGCCAATGATTGTGGCGGAAGAGCTGGATGTGGATTGGAAAAATGTGGTGGTTGAACAGGCTGGATTGGATACGGGTAAGTTTCGTCGGCAGCTTGCCGGGGGAAGCCAGTCAATCCGTCAAGGCTGGAAGGGCCTGCGTATGGCCGGCGCTTCAGCACGCCGCATGCTACTGGACGCGGCGGCAAAGGCTTGGGATGTGCCTGTTGCAGAGCTGACCACTGAGGCGGGGGTGATCTCACACAAAGGCAGTGGTAGAACCATTGGATATGGCAGTGTGGCTTCTGCTGCTGCCGGCATGGCGGTGCCTGAAGAAGTTGTGCTGAAAGACCCGAAAGACTTTAAAATCATCGGGACGAGCCAGAAAAACGTTGACGCGGTCAAAATTATCAAGGGTGAGCCGCTGTATGGCATCGATTACAAAGCTGAGGGTATGCTGATTGCAATGATCGAGCATGCGCCGGCGTTTGGGATGAAAATGAAATCCCTTGATGATGCGGAAGCCCGTGCGATGCCCGGTATCCATGACATCTTTACGATTAACGTAGCGCCTGAAGGGTTTGAGCCGCAATGGTCGGATATCAACGCTTTTCCTGAGAAAATTGTAATTCTGGGTAATTCTACCTGGGAAGTGATGAAAGCGAAAAAAGCGCTGAACGTGGTGTGGGAGGCAACCGGGGCGTTGGAAAGCTCTGCTGATCATGAAGCTGGCCTGACAGATCTGTTGCAAAACGGCACCACCGAGCCGGCGCGACGTGATGGTGATCCGGAGGCGGCTTTTGCAAATGCTGCACAAATTGTTGAGCGTACGTATGCAGCGCCGTTCCTGGCCCACAATACGATGGAGCCCATGAACTTCTTCGCCGACGTAACGGCGGATCATGCAACGCTACACGGGCCAATTCAGACACCAGAATTTCTCCGCAGTTCGGTTTCGAAACTATTGGGAATGTCTGAAGAGCAGATTACCATTGGCATGACCCGGATGGGCGGTGGTTTTGGCCGTCGGCTGTATGGTGGAGATTTCGGCCTGGAGGCCGCAATGATCTCCCAGAAAGCCGGCGTACCGGTCAAACTTGTGTACACCCGCGAAGACGACATGACGCAGGGGACCTACCGGCCGGCTTACCAGGTTATGTACCGCGCGGCACTCGACGAAGACAATAAATTGATTGGGTTCCATGTGCGTGGCGCCGGCATCCATGGAAGCCCTGTGTTTGCCAACCGATTCCCTGCCGGTACAGTTGACAACTACCTGGCAGAGAATTTTACGCTTGAATCTGACGTCTCAACGGGCGCCTGGCGTGCGCCGCGGTCGAACTTTATTGCAGGGGCTGAGCAGATGTTCTTGGATGAAGTTGCTGAAGCAGCTGGGAAAGATCCTATTGATTTCCGGTTGGCCCTCTTTGAGCGTGCCATTGCAAATCCTGTTGGCGAGAGAAATGATTATGATGCGGCCCGGTATGCCGGTGTGCTGCGCCTGATCAAGGAAAAAGCTAACTGGGGTGCTGATACGCCTGGTGTTTATCGGGGTGTGTCAGCTTACTTTTGTCACAATTCGTATGTGGCGCAAATTGCCGACGTTGTGATCGCAGACAACATGCCGAAGGTACACAAAGTTTGGTGTGCTGTCGACTGCGGAATCGTTATTAATCCCGGCAGTGCGCTCAATCAGATCGAGGGTGGCATTGTGGATGGCATCGGACACGCCATGTACAGCGCGATGTCGTTCGAAGATGGTGCGCCTGATCAAAATAACTTCAATCGTTACAAGTTAATCAGAAATCCGCAGGCCCCGAAAGAGATTGAAACGTTCTTTGTCGATAACGGCATAGATCCAACCGGGCTGGGTGAGCCTTCCTTGCCTCCCGTAGCTGCAGCGCTTGCGAATGCGCTGGCAAAAGCAACAGGTAAGCGGCTCTACAAACAGCCATTTTTCAACGTTCAGCGTGAGTACTTTGAAATCAAAGACCCGGTCGGATAA